A window from Nevskia ramosa DSM 11499 encodes these proteins:
- the mraZ gene encoding division/cell wall cluster transcriptional repressor MraZ, whose translation MFAGSNRLTIDDKGRLAIPARLRTQLGEEFGKNVAVTLGPECVEIYPAPVFRKMAEQIPKIADRAKRVLVQRLFLGNAVESEIDGQGRISVPSLLRDMKALGTDVVLVGAYDHFELWSYAQWQANNSEGQIHYADAFAALAVP comes from the coding sequence ATGTTTGCTGGATCCAACCGACTGACGATTGACGACAAGGGGCGCCTCGCGATCCCCGCGCGCCTTCGTACCCAGCTCGGCGAGGAGTTCGGCAAGAACGTCGCGGTCACTCTCGGCCCGGAATGCGTCGAGATCTATCCGGCGCCGGTGTTCCGAAAGATGGCCGAACAGATTCCGAAGATCGCCGACCGCGCCAAGCGCGTGCTGGTGCAGCGCCTGTTCCTCGGCAATGCGGTCGAATCCGAGATCGACGGCCAGGGCCGGATCAGCGTGCCGTCGCTGCTGCGCGACATGAAGGCGCTCGGTACCGATGTCGTGCTGGTTGGCGCCTACGATCATTTCGAGCTGTGGTCCTACGCCCAGTGGCAGGCCAACAACAGCGAAGGCCAGATCCACTACGCCGACGCCTTCGCGGCGCTGGCCGTGCCATGA
- a CDS encoding MBL fold metallo-hydrolase, which yields MRKLMLLIVLAALAAWRLWPLPTAVIPAGTALPEAQAPAGLRFALIKTGEATTLEAMVVADGGLFRPTQIGHIAVLVEHPQGRFLFDAGLGTQVDQQFGEEMSFWAKPIFAFRHVNPAINQLQAAGIEAPPRIFLSHAHWDHASALGDFPQAEIWLPTAERETTKHGHPPAFLPSQLNRADTRWHPFSFDGPAYAGFAASLDLFGDGSAVLLPLPGHTAGSTGLLLSLADGRRYFFVGDTVWNHLGIDRPAAKFSVSSLIVDADRDATWQAVLKIRALRDANPGLIIVPAHDSSVHDQLGYFPQFIGGAP from the coding sequence ATGCGCAAGTTGATGTTGCTGATCGTGCTCGCCGCTCTCGCTGCCTGGCGGCTCTGGCCGCTGCCGACCGCGGTGATTCCCGCAGGTACGGCGCTGCCGGAAGCGCAGGCACCAGCCGGCCTGCGCTTCGCGCTGATCAAGACCGGCGAAGCGACGACCCTGGAAGCGATGGTCGTTGCCGATGGCGGCCTGTTCCGGCCAACACAGATCGGCCATATCGCCGTACTCGTCGAGCATCCGCAGGGTCGCTTCCTGTTCGACGCCGGGCTCGGCACCCAGGTCGATCAGCAGTTCGGCGAGGAAATGTCGTTCTGGGCCAAGCCGATCTTCGCCTTCAGGCACGTCAACCCGGCGATCAACCAGTTGCAGGCTGCCGGCATCGAAGCACCGCCGCGCATCTTCCTGTCGCACGCACACTGGGATCACGCCAGCGCGCTCGGTGACTTTCCACAGGCCGAAATCTGGCTGCCGACGGCCGAGCGTGAAACCACGAAGCACGGCCATCCGCCGGCGTTCCTGCCCTCGCAGTTGAACCGTGCCGATACCCGCTGGCATCCGTTCAGCTTCGATGGCCCGGCCTACGCCGGCTTCGCGGCCAGTCTCGATCTGTTCGGCGATGGCAGCGCCGTGCTGCTGCCGCTGCCCGGTCACACCGCGGGTTCCACCGGCCTGCTGCTGAGCCTGGCCGATGGCCGCCGCTATTTCTTTGTCGGCGACACGGTCTGGAATCATCTCGGCATCGATCGGCCGGCAGCCAAGTTCAGCGTCTCCAGCCTGATCGTCGATGCCGATCGCGATGCCACCTGGCAGGCAGTGCTGAAGATCCGCGCGCTGCGCGACGCCAATCCGGGGCTGATCATCGTGCCGGCGCACGATTCCAGCGTTCACGATCAGCTCGGCTACTTCCCGCAGTTCATCGGCGGGGCTCCCTGA
- a CDS encoding choice-of-anchor D domain-containing protein has product MSQTRAVRAGAVLAVLAAVPLAYAASFSITGSDTSAKTLAPASGGTETGTVASTGNLAISGSTVAVTVNGGSGTRTAVIDNSGVIRQTGTGRAVRANSSAVVLNITNRAGASLSAVGDDAIQISANAAGSSFTLNNSGTVMSTNSRAVNLRDIGGSNSITNNAGGVLRSTGNDAIRPGVNGIINNSGLIEAVPVLESVAGGVTQASSNDGIQADPDGTAVVTGVQVTNNNGAAISGRHGITGGATTSANFAITVTNNVGGTITGVNGSGINIDNNGAFLGNATVINNGTITGNFDSTKYNTGDGDGVDVDGLLTLTNNGIIRGTGASGNGSDGGGNNPEGVSIGGGMIVNNAGAEITGRETTGSGRKGHGVLVDNSSGGNAFSATTVTNGGLIRGYDSYAIRFIGSYADTISNNATGVIQGAGNAAEGAAIQTGDGNDTLTNRGTIQGDNGLAIDLEAGNDTLHLIGGSIIGDVSGGSGSNTLDIDGSFTYAGILSNFTSVEIKSGIVSLSGASTYAGNTTVSGGSLYANNVSGSATGTGAVTVKSGAVLGGSGTVGNVVAETGSTIAPGKAITPGNLGSLSISGNLAITGGSRFSFELGSSADRLNISGTLNFSGGGAAVIDIVDAGLVAGTDYTLINYGSANGFLAANAALGGLPPGLEATLEVTPTALILRTAAKIDASPTSLSFAERLVNTSSDEQTVTVTNTGTVTLNVGTPTITGSNAADFLLGSNTCSSGLAPNASCLIGVSFKPAAAGGRSAALQIPSNSADLVSVNLSGTGVAAIYSLSVSPASIDFGNQPVGSPSAAQSLSFSNDGNVAITITGFNAGGNQPTEFAIGNDNCSGRLLAVQESCTTSFSFTPARSGSRSASLSVNSSPAQSGAAARFTLQGIGTEASASLNPASLNFAAQAVGSYSLAQSVSLANTGNAALTISGIAATGDFMQTSHCGLVLAAGSSCTIDVSFAPTATGSRSGTLSVSSSAASSPTLASLSGTGGTASNKPMRLALAAASINVKEGAGSAVFEVNRSGSFDGAVSVRYATADGSAIAGQDYTAASGTLSWAPGDSAAKTITVPLIDDQNVEDKESFTLSLSAPTGNAILGRASSTANIVDDDKAGALAFSASAVSVDENAGTLTVTVQRSGGQAGAVGIHYVTVNGSALAGADYAATAGDLSWSAGDAADKTFTIPIVWDSLAERSENFRIELSAPTGGVKLNNPKVQRVTIVNVPR; this is encoded by the coding sequence ATGTCGCAAACGCGCGCTGTGCGTGCTGGTGCTGTGCTCGCTGTTCTGGCCGCCGTGCCTCTGGCCTACGCCGCCAGTTTCTCCATCACTGGCAGCGATACGTCTGCCAAGACGCTGGCGCCAGCGAGCGGAGGAACCGAGACCGGCACCGTGGCAAGCACCGGCAACCTCGCGATCTCCGGCAGCACGGTCGCGGTGACGGTGAACGGCGGCAGCGGCACCCGCACTGCGGTGATCGACAACAGCGGCGTGATTCGCCAGACCGGTACCGGCCGCGCAGTCAGAGCCAATTCGTCTGCCGTGGTTTTGAACATCACCAACCGCGCTGGCGCTAGCTTGTCGGCCGTCGGCGACGACGCCATCCAGATCTCCGCGAATGCCGCCGGCAGCAGCTTCACGCTGAACAACAGCGGCACGGTGATGTCGACCAACTCCCGCGCGGTGAACCTGCGCGACATCGGCGGCAGCAACAGCATCACCAACAATGCCGGCGGCGTGCTGCGCTCCACCGGCAACGATGCGATTCGCCCCGGCGTCAACGGCATCATCAACAACTCCGGCCTGATCGAAGCGGTGCCGGTGCTGGAAAGCGTCGCCGGTGGCGTGACCCAGGCGAGCAGCAACGACGGCATCCAGGCGGACCCTGACGGCACGGCCGTGGTCACCGGTGTGCAGGTGACCAATAACAATGGCGCGGCCATTTCCGGCCGACATGGCATCACCGGCGGTGCCACTACCAGCGCCAATTTCGCGATCACGGTGACCAACAACGTCGGCGGCACGATCACCGGCGTCAACGGCTCCGGCATCAACATCGACAACAACGGCGCCTTCCTCGGCAATGCCACGGTGATCAATAACGGCACCATCACTGGCAACTTCGATTCGACCAAGTACAACACCGGCGACGGTGATGGCGTCGATGTCGACGGCCTGCTCACGCTGACCAACAACGGCATCATTCGCGGCACCGGCGCGAGCGGCAACGGCTCCGATGGCGGCGGCAACAATCCGGAAGGCGTGTCGATCGGCGGCGGCATGATCGTCAACAACGCCGGCGCCGAAATCACCGGCCGGGAAACCACCGGCAGCGGCCGCAAGGGCCACGGCGTGCTGGTCGACAACTCCAGCGGCGGCAATGCCTTCAGTGCCACCACCGTCACCAACGGCGGCCTGATCCGTGGCTACGACAGCTACGCGATCCGCTTCATCGGCAGCTACGCCGACACCATCAGCAACAACGCGACCGGCGTCATACAGGGCGCCGGCAACGCCGCCGAAGGTGCCGCGATCCAGACCGGCGATGGCAACGACACCTTGACCAACCGCGGCACGATCCAGGGCGATAACGGCCTGGCGATCGACCTCGAAGCCGGCAACGACACGCTGCATCTGATCGGCGGCTCGATCATCGGCGATGTGTCCGGCGGCAGCGGCAGCAACACGCTCGATATCGATGGCAGCTTCACCTACGCCGGGATCCTGTCGAACTTCACCAGCGTCGAGATCAAGAGCGGCATCGTCAGCCTGTCCGGCGCCAGCACCTACGCTGGCAACACCACAGTGAGCGGCGGCAGCCTTTACGCGAACAACGTCAGCGGCAGTGCGACTGGCACCGGCGCGGTCACGGTCAAGAGCGGCGCGGTGCTGGGCGGCAGCGGCACGGTCGGCAACGTCGTCGCCGAAACCGGCAGCACGATTGCGCCGGGCAAGGCGATCACTCCCGGCAACCTCGGATCGCTTTCGATCAGCGGCAATCTGGCGATCACTGGCGGCAGCCGGTTCTCGTTCGAACTGGGCAGCAGCGCCGACCGCCTCAACATCAGCGGCACACTGAACTTCAGTGGCGGTGGCGCGGCGGTGATCGACATCGTCGACGCCGGTCTGGTCGCCGGCACCGATTACACGCTGATCAATTACGGCAGCGCCAACGGCTTCCTCGCCGCCAACGCCGCGCTCGGCGGCTTGCCGCCCGGACTGGAAGCAACCCTCGAAGTGACGCCGACTGCGCTGATCCTGCGCACCGCCGCGAAGATCGACGCCAGCCCGACGTCCTTGAGCTTCGCCGAACGCCTGGTCAACACCAGCAGCGACGAGCAGACCGTCACCGTGACCAATACCGGCACAGTGACCTTGAACGTCGGCACGCCGACGATCACCGGCAGCAATGCGGCCGACTTCCTGCTCGGCAGCAATACCTGCAGCAGCGGCCTGGCCCCGAACGCCAGCTGCCTGATCGGCGTCAGCTTCAAGCCAGCGGCGGCCGGCGGCCGCAGTGCGGCGCTGCAGATTCCGTCGAACAGCGCCGACCTGGTCAGCGTCAATCTGTCCGGTACCGGCGTCGCGGCGATCTACAGCCTGTCGGTGAGCCCGGCATCGATCGACTTCGGCAATCAGCCGGTCGGTAGCCCCAGCGCCGCGCAGAGCCTGAGCTTCAGCAACGACGGCAACGTCGCGATCACCATCACCGGCTTCAATGCCGGCGGCAATCAGCCGACCGAGTTCGCGATCGGCAACGACAACTGCAGCGGCCGTCTGCTGGCCGTGCAGGAAAGCTGCACCACGAGCTTCAGCTTCACACCGGCACGCTCGGGCAGCCGCAGCGCCAGCCTGAGCGTCAACAGCTCGCCGGCGCAGAGTGGCGCAGCGGCTCGGTTCACCCTGCAGGGCATCGGCACCGAAGCCAGCGCCTCGCTGAATCCGGCCAGCTTGAACTTCGCGGCACAGGCCGTCGGCAGCTACAGCCTGGCGCAGAGTGTCAGCTTGGCGAATACCGGCAACGCCGCGCTGACCATCAGCGGCATCGCGGCCACCGGCGATTTCATGCAGACCAGCCACTGCGGCCTGGTGCTGGCAGCGGGCTCGAGCTGCACGATCGACGTGAGCTTCGCGCCGACCGCAACCGGTTCGCGCAGCGGGACCTTGAGCGTTTCCAGCAGCGCCGCGAGCAGCCCGACCCTGGCCAGCCTGAGCGGCACGGGCGGCACCGCGAGCAACAAGCCGATGCGACTGGCACTGGCCGCCGCCAGCATCAACGTCAAGGAAGGCGCTGGCAGCGCCGTGTTCGAGGTCAACCGCTCGGGCAGCTTTGATGGCGCAGTCAGCGTCCGCTACGCGACGGCCGATGGCAGCGCCATCGCCGGTCAGGACTACACCGCAGCCTCCGGCACGCTGAGCTGGGCACCGGGCGACTCCGCAGCGAAGACGATCACCGTGCCGCTGATCGACGATCAGAACGTCGAAGACAAGGAGAGCTTCACGCTGAGCTTGTCGGCACCCACCGGCAACGCCATCCTCGGCCGCGCATCGAGCACCGCCAACATCGTCGACGACGACAAGGCCGGCGCATTGGCGTTCAGCGCTTCCGCGGTCAGCGTCGATGAGAATGCCGGCACCTTGACCGTCACCGTACAGCGCAGCGGCGGCCAGGCAGGCGCCGTCGGCATTCATTACGTGACCGTCAACGGCAGCGCGCTGGCCGGTGCCGATTACGCGGCCACTGCTGGCGATCTGAGCTGGAGCGCAGGCGATGCTGCCGACAAGACTTTCACGATCCCGATCGTCTGGGACAGCCTTGCCGAGCGCAGCGAGAACTTCCGCATCGAGCTGTCGGCACCGACCGGTGGCGTCAAGCTGAACAATCCGAAGGTCCAGCGGGTGACGATCGTCAACGTACCGCGCTGA
- the argB gene encoding acetylglutamate kinase encodes MIADKANPSTIAQVLTEALPYIRRFAGKTIVVKYGGNAMGDDDMIESFARDIVLMKAVGMNPVVVHGGGPQIGKHLEKLGKKSEFIDGMRVTDAETMDVVEMMLGGLVNKAVVNAINQQGGRAVGLTGKDGGLIRARKMLVKGGDIGQVGEVEAIDPRVVDHLEAGGFIPVIAPVGVGAKGEAYNINADLVAGKLSSVLKAEKLMLLTNVSGLMDKQGKVLTGLTVAQVNALIADGTIYGGMLPKIACALDAVTSGVKNAVIIDGRLEHAVLLELFTDEGIGTLIRG; translated from the coding sequence ATGATTGCCGACAAAGCCAACCCTTCGACCATCGCCCAGGTTCTGACCGAGGCGCTGCCGTACATCCGCCGGTTCGCCGGCAAGACCATCGTCGTCAAGTACGGCGGCAATGCGATGGGCGACGACGACATGATCGAATCGTTCGCCCGTGACATCGTGCTGATGAAGGCGGTCGGCATGAACCCGGTCGTCGTCCACGGTGGCGGGCCGCAGATCGGCAAGCACCTGGAAAAGCTCGGCAAGAAGAGCGAGTTCATCGACGGCATGCGGGTGACCGATGCCGAAACCATGGACGTCGTCGAGATGATGCTCGGCGGCCTGGTCAACAAGGCCGTGGTCAACGCGATCAACCAGCAGGGCGGCCGCGCGGTTGGTCTCACCGGCAAGGACGGCGGCCTGATCCGCGCCAGGAAGATGCTGGTCAAAGGCGGCGACATCGGCCAGGTCGGCGAAGTCGAAGCGATTGATCCGCGAGTCGTCGATCACCTTGAAGCCGGCGGCTTCATTCCCGTGATCGCACCGGTCGGCGTTGGCGCCAAGGGCGAGGCTTACAACATCAATGCCGATCTGGTCGCCGGCAAGCTGTCCTCAGTGCTGAAGGCCGAGAAGCTGATGCTGCTGACCAATGTCAGCGGTCTGATGGACAAGCAGGGCAAGGTGCTGACCGGCCTCACGGTGGCTCAGGTCAATGCGCTGATCGCCGACGGCACGATCTACGGCGGCATGCTGCCGAAGATCGCCTGCGCGCTCGATGCAGTGACCAGCGGCGTCAAGAACGCGGTGATCATCGACGGCCGGCTCGAGCATGCGGTGCTGCTCGAACTGTTCACCGACGAAGGCATCGGCACGCTGATTCGCGGCTGA
- a CDS encoding ABC transporter substrate-binding protein: protein MRVFSHTCSNTEIVSALGAASCLIGCDDDSDFPVDVVAAIPKLGRDLDLRVDEVIAMRPDLVLTSLTVPGHERIVDAIEAAGIRTLVCDPLSLEDIYGDITRIAEALGIFERGVQLIAEMRAAMPSRANRNGPKVLIEWWPKPVITPTRQAWATDLIELAGGQNPWAGIDAKSTPLTDEQVLASPPDVIAMSWCGVKVANYRADVVSRRPGWEAVPAVRNQQIVAISEEFLGRPGPRVVEGYRQLRAAIEAAS, encoded by the coding sequence ATGCGCGTCTTTTCGCACACTTGCTCGAACACCGAAATCGTCAGCGCGCTCGGCGCCGCCAGTTGCCTGATCGGCTGCGATGACGATTCCGATTTTCCGGTCGACGTGGTCGCTGCGATTCCCAAGCTCGGCCGCGATCTCGATCTCCGCGTCGATGAAGTGATCGCGATGCGGCCCGATCTGGTGCTGACCTCGCTGACGGTGCCCGGCCACGAACGCATCGTCGATGCGATCGAAGCCGCCGGCATTCGCACCCTGGTCTGCGATCCGCTCAGCCTCGAAGACATCTACGGCGACATCACCCGGATTGCCGAAGCGCTCGGCATCTTTGAGCGCGGCGTGCAGCTGATCGCCGAGATGCGCGCGGCCATGCCGTCGCGAGCCAACAGGAACGGCCCGAAAGTGCTGATCGAATGGTGGCCGAAGCCGGTGATCACACCGACCCGGCAAGCCTGGGCGACCGACCTGATCGAACTCGCCGGCGGCCAGAACCCCTGGGCAGGCATCGACGCGAAAAGCACACCGCTGACCGACGAACAGGTGCTGGCCTCGCCGCCGGACGTGATCGCAATGAGCTGGTGCGGCGTCAAGGTCGCCAACTACCGCGCCGATGTCGTCAGCCGCCGTCCGGGTTGGGAGGCGGTGCCGGCGGTGCGCAATCAGCAGATCGTCGCGATCAGCGAGGAATTCCTCGGCCGCCCCGGGCCGCGGGTCGTCGAAGGCTATCGTCAACTACGTGCGGCGATCGAAGCGGCGAGCTAG
- the ftsL gene encoding cell division protein FtsL, whose translation MSATPRGGNKVRAGGTLVPITLGLFVVVTALAVVQIKNEHRRLTVKAEALRVENETLDLEWTQLQLEEATLAQQARVEPIARAQFSLVEPSAYQIIETQNYEGRPVAPAAAAISDVTDPGSAPGGTP comes from the coding sequence GTGAGCGCCACGCCACGCGGCGGCAACAAGGTCCGTGCCGGCGGCACGCTGGTGCCGATCACGCTCGGCCTGTTCGTGGTGGTCACCGCGCTCGCCGTGGTCCAGATCAAGAACGAGCATCGCCGGCTGACGGTCAAGGCCGAAGCGCTGCGGGTTGAAAACGAAACGCTCGATCTTGAGTGGACCCAGCTGCAGCTCGAGGAAGCCACGCTCGCGCAGCAGGCGCGAGTCGAGCCGATCGCCCGCGCGCAGTTCAGTCTGGTCGAGCCTTCGGCGTATCAGATCATCGAGACTCAGAACTACGAGGGCCGGCCAGTTGCACCGGCGGCCGCCGCCATTTCCGACGTTACCGATCCCGGGTCGGCGCCGGGTGGCACGCCATGA
- a CDS encoding peptidoglycan D,D-transpeptidase FtsI family protein, with amino-acid sequence MNPAQRSLPDAPGGWRRVAVLGVLGVFALAITARAFQLQILSNDAYSKKGDNQYVRMQQMRAHRGAVRDRNGEPLALSAPVVSITAEPEKLLAATGTHAALASLLQESPAALVTRVTKLRKQGQIYLKHYLTPEEGVQIAALKVPGIGVEPNYRRFYPAGEVAAHVVGFLDFEGNAATGVERSADERLAGMPGKRRVIRDNKKRIVEDPTELTPAQPGDDVEVTLDLRLQYLAYRELKAAVAENRAKGGLIVLVDPRSGDILALASQPGFNPNRSDVRDPEAMRNRAVAMTFEPGSTVKPLLIAQALETGAIRPDYTVDTGNGFLKVADVNVRDVHAAGVVDLATLLAKSSNVGAVHIGQKMGTESIWNGYTKFGFGDKVGSGLPGEERTVLRDYHRWRASDTVTASYGYSFTANALQLVRAYCALANDGLMPAISILKRDSAVPPQRVVSAHTAQLVRGLLEGVIVKGGSGTKAAVAGYRVAGKTGTVKKNGKGGYIKGAYQSTFVGMMPAENPSLVALVMIDEPGNGDYYGGAVSAPVFGHVMAGAARLLQIKPDELPPLPEPTPVIPPVPTQRVDIGMPIARAQP; translated from the coding sequence GTGAATCCAGCCCAGCGCTCCTTGCCCGATGCGCCGGGCGGCTGGCGCCGAGTGGCGGTGCTCGGCGTGCTCGGCGTGTTCGCGCTGGCGATTACCGCGCGCGCCTTCCAGCTGCAGATTCTCAGCAACGACGCCTACAGCAAGAAGGGCGACAACCAGTACGTGCGCATGCAGCAGATGCGCGCCCATCGCGGTGCCGTGCGCGATCGCAACGGCGAGCCGCTGGCTTTGTCGGCGCCGGTGGTGTCGATCACTGCCGAGCCGGAAAAGCTGCTGGCGGCAACCGGCACTCACGCAGCGCTGGCCAGCCTGCTGCAGGAAAGCCCGGCGGCGCTGGTCACCCGCGTGACCAAACTGCGCAAGCAGGGGCAGATCTATCTCAAGCATTACCTGACGCCGGAAGAGGGCGTGCAGATCGCGGCGCTGAAGGTGCCGGGCATCGGTGTCGAGCCGAACTACCGGCGCTTCTATCCGGCCGGTGAAGTCGCCGCTCATGTGGTCGGCTTTCTCGATTTCGAAGGCAATGCCGCCACCGGTGTGGAACGCAGCGCCGACGAGCGTCTGGCCGGCATGCCGGGCAAGCGACGGGTGATCCGCGACAACAAGAAACGCATTGTCGAAGATCCCACCGAGCTGACCCCGGCCCAGCCCGGTGACGATGTCGAAGTGACGCTCGATCTGCGCCTGCAGTACCTCGCCTATCGCGAGCTGAAGGCCGCGGTGGCCGAGAACCGCGCCAAGGGCGGCTTGATCGTGCTGGTCGATCCCCGCAGCGGCGACATCCTGGCCCTGGCCAGCCAGCCGGGCTTCAACCCTAACCGCTCCGATGTCCGCGATCCGGAGGCGATGCGCAACCGCGCCGTGGCGATGACCTTCGAGCCGGGCTCGACGGTCAAGCCGCTGCTGATCGCCCAGGCGCTGGAGACTGGCGCGATCCGCCCGGACTACACCGTCGATACCGGTAATGGCTTCCTGAAAGTGGCTGACGTCAACGTGCGCGATGTCCATGCCGCCGGTGTCGTCGATCTGGCGACCTTGCTGGCCAAGTCCTCGAATGTCGGCGCCGTGCACATCGGTCAGAAGATGGGCACCGAATCGATCTGGAACGGCTACACGAAGTTCGGTTTCGGCGACAAGGTGGGCTCCGGCCTGCCCGGCGAAGAACGCACCGTGCTGCGCGACTATCACCGCTGGCGCGCCTCGGACACGGTCACCGCGTCCTACGGCTATTCGTTCACCGCCAACGCGCTGCAACTGGTGCGTGCCTATTGCGCACTGGCCAACGATGGCCTGATGCCGGCGATCAGCATCTTGAAGCGCGACAGCGCCGTGCCGCCCCAGCGGGTGGTGTCGGCGCATACCGCGCAGCTGGTTCGCGGCCTGCTCGAAGGCGTCATCGTCAAGGGCGGCAGCGGCACCAAGGCCGCGGTGGCCGGCTATCGCGTTGCCGGCAAGACCGGCACGGTCAAGAAGAACGGCAAGGGCGGCTACATCAAGGGCGCCTACCAGTCGACGTTCGTCGGCATGATGCCGGCCGAGAATCCCAGCCTGGTGGCGCTGGTGATGATCGACGAGCCAGGCAATGGCGACTACTACGGCGGCGCGGTATCGGCGCCGGTGTTCGGTCATGTGATGGCCGGCGCGGCACGTCTGCTGCAGATCAAGCCGGACGAGCTGCCGCCGCTGCCGGAGCCGACGCCGGTGATCCCGCCGGTGCCGACGCAGCGAGTCGACATCGGCATGCCGATCGCGAGGGCGCAGCCGTGA
- the rsmH gene encoding 16S rRNA (cytosine(1402)-N(4))-methyltransferase RsmH gives MYSHRPVLLDEALAGLAIRPDGIYVDGTFGRGGHSGAILEQLSGAGALHALDRDPEAGQHAWKVFTGKTNFHFHAANFADLGRVALEAGIAGHIDGILLDLGVSSPQFDDASRGFSFQNDGPLDMRMDPSSGVSAADWLARADEAEIADVLYTLGEERNSRRIAKKIVESRVAAPLKTTAQLAALIASVPGPRSFKIHPATRAFQALRIYVNGELSALESVLAAAPALLAPGGRLAVISFHSLEDRIVKRFLRDAEGTERDVLTGQRLNSDGAPQLKRVERRFPTEAETDANPRARSAVLRVAERTAGVVQ, from the coding sequence ATGTACTCCCACCGGCCAGTCCTGCTTGATGAAGCCCTGGCCGGACTCGCCATCCGACCAGACGGTATTTATGTGGACGGCACCTTCGGCCGCGGCGGCCACTCCGGCGCGATCCTCGAACAGTTGAGCGGTGCCGGCGCGCTGCATGCGCTGGATCGCGATCCCGAAGCCGGCCAGCACGCCTGGAAGGTCTTCACCGGCAAGACCAATTTCCATTTCCATGCCGCCAACTTCGCCGACCTGGGCCGCGTCGCGCTGGAAGCCGGCATCGCGGGTCACATCGACGGCATCCTGCTCGACCTCGGCGTTTCCAGCCCGCAGTTCGACGATGCCTCGCGGGGCTTCAGCTTCCAGAACGACGGCCCGCTCGACATGCGCATGGATCCCTCGTCAGGCGTGTCGGCGGCCGACTGGCTGGCGCGCGCCGATGAGGCCGAGATCGCCGACGTGCTCTACACGCTCGGCGAGGAACGCAACAGCCGAAGGATCGCGAAGAAGATCGTCGAGTCTCGTGTCGCCGCACCACTGAAGACCACCGCGCAGCTCGCCGCGCTGATCGCCAGCGTGCCTGGTCCGCGCTCGTTCAAGATCCATCCAGCCACGCGCGCCTTCCAGGCGCTGCGCATCTACGTCAACGGCGAGCTGTCGGCGCTGGAAAGCGTGCTGGCGGCGGCACCGGCCCTGCTGGCGCCGGGCGGCCGGCTGGCGGTGATCAGCTTCCACTCGCTGGAAGATCGCATCGTCAAGCGCTTTCTCCGCGATGCCGAGGGTACCGAGCGCGACGTGCTGACCGGCCAGCGCCTGAACAGCGATGGCGCGCCGCAGTTGAAGCGCGTCGAACGCCGCTTTCCGACAGAGGCGGAGACCGATGCCAATCCGCGCGCCCGTTCGGCAGTACTGAGAGTGGCCGAACGCACGGCCGGAGTGGTTCAGTGA
- the dut gene encoding dUTP diphosphatase, protein MSSKAIQLKILDPRVGRDLPLPAYATGGSAGLDLRALLDEPLSLAPGATSLIRTGLAIHIEDPGLAAVILPRSGLGHKHGIVLGNLVGLIDSDYQGELMVSCWNRGQTLFVIEPGERIAQLVIVPVVRAEFELVSEFGSSERGAGGFGHTGRH, encoded by the coding sequence ATGAGCAGCAAGGCGATCCAGCTGAAGATTCTCGACCCCCGTGTCGGCCGCGACCTGCCGCTGCCGGCCTACGCAACCGGCGGCTCCGCCGGCCTGGACCTGCGTGCGCTGCTCGATGAGCCGCTGAGCCTGGCGCCGGGTGCGACCAGTCTGATCCGCACCGGCCTCGCCATTCATATCGAAGACCCGGGCCTGGCCGCGGTGATCCTTCCGCGCTCCGGCCTCGGCCACAAGCACGGCATCGTGCTCGGCAACCTCGTCGGTCTGATCGACTCGGATTACCAGGGCGAACTGATGGTCAGCTGCTGGAACCGCGGCCAGACCCTGTTCGTCATCGAGCCCGGCGAGCGCATCGCCCAGCTGGTCATCGTGCCGGTGGTGCGAGCGGAGTTCGAGCTGGTGTCGGAATTCGGCAGCAGCGAGCGCGGCGCCGGCGGCTTCGGCCACACCGGCAGACACTGA